One region of Anaeromyxobacter paludicola genomic DNA includes:
- a CDS encoding sensor histidine kinase, with product MSARPVRGRQRLAIRIYLVTAAALLAVVLALVAVASALWRPPRHGGPFADVARFTAGELAVRWGSQDAVSAEVGAAAIQLQVAISAWLPDGTLVASTRQPPLPAPTAGEREALGRAELVERGGPCLPDRCQLVFEVPGDDGPAGYLVMESAHPHPQKPPLELLGFALLLVALGVAAALLGRSLARPMERLAQTAHALGAGDLRARTGLARSDELGAVAHAFDDMADRVEQLVRSQTELVANVAHELRTPLARIRVALDLAESGDPAVARESLAEIAQDLSELEQLVTDILAAARLDLSRSSALTGAPPLRRARLEVARVVGEAAERLRQRHPERPLAVEVEPGLPGIDGDGPLLRRAVDNLLDNARKYSRAGAPITLRASRRGSGVAIEVIDSGDGIPPEDLPRLGTPFFRGDKSRARATGGVGLGLSLTRRIAEAHGGSLVPASTLGVGTTMTLLLPAAPEEPAAEAGPLGRPA from the coding sequence GTGAGCGCCCGACCGGTGCGGGGCCGCCAGCGGCTCGCGATCCGCATCTACCTCGTGACCGCCGCCGCGCTCCTCGCGGTGGTGCTCGCCCTCGTCGCGGTCGCGAGCGCCCTCTGGCGCCCGCCGCGCCACGGCGGCCCCTTCGCCGACGTGGCCCGGTTCACGGCGGGGGAGCTCGCGGTCCGCTGGGGCTCGCAGGACGCGGTCTCGGCCGAGGTGGGCGCCGCCGCCATCCAGCTCCAGGTCGCCATCAGCGCCTGGCTGCCGGACGGCACGCTGGTCGCGTCCACGAGGCAGCCGCCGCTCCCGGCGCCCACCGCCGGGGAGCGCGAGGCGCTCGGCCGGGCCGAGCTGGTGGAGCGGGGCGGCCCCTGCCTGCCGGACCGCTGCCAGCTCGTCTTCGAGGTGCCGGGCGACGACGGCCCGGCCGGCTACCTCGTGATGGAGAGCGCGCACCCGCACCCCCAGAAGCCGCCCCTCGAGCTGCTCGGCTTCGCGCTCCTGCTGGTCGCGCTGGGGGTCGCCGCGGCGCTGCTCGGCCGGTCGCTGGCGCGGCCCATGGAGCGGCTCGCGCAGACCGCCCACGCGCTCGGCGCCGGCGACCTGCGCGCCCGGACCGGCCTCGCGCGCAGCGACGAGCTCGGCGCCGTGGCCCACGCCTTCGACGACATGGCGGACCGGGTGGAGCAGCTCGTCCGCTCGCAGACCGAGCTCGTGGCCAACGTGGCCCACGAGCTGCGCACCCCGCTGGCGCGGATCCGCGTCGCGCTCGACCTGGCGGAGTCGGGCGACCCGGCGGTGGCGCGCGAGTCGCTCGCCGAGATCGCCCAGGACCTCTCCGAGCTCGAGCAGCTCGTGACCGACATCCTCGCGGCCGCTCGCCTCGACCTCTCGCGCAGCAGCGCCCTCACCGGCGCGCCGCCCCTGCGCCGGGCGCGGCTGGAGGTGGCCCGCGTGGTGGGCGAGGCGGCGGAGCGGCTGCGGCAGCGCCACCCGGAGCGGCCGCTCGCGGTCGAGGTCGAGCCGGGGCTCCCGGGGATCGACGGGGACGGCCCGCTCCTGCGGCGCGCGGTGGACAACCTGCTCGACAACGCCCGGAAGTACTCGCGCGCCGGCGCCCCCATCACGCTGCGGGCGTCGCGGCGGGGGAGCGGGGTCGCCATCGAGGTCATCGACTCCGGCGACGGGATCCCGCCCGAGGACCTGCCCCGGCTCGGCACCCCCTTCTTCCGGGGCGACAAGAGCCGCGCGCGCGCCACCGGCGGCGTGGGGCTGGGGCTCTCGCTCACCCGTCGCATCGCCGAGGCGCACGGCGGCAGCCTCGTCCCGGCGAGCACGCTCGGCGTGGGCACCACCATGACGCTCCTGCTCCCGGCGGCCCCGGAGGAGCCGGCGGCGGAGGCGGGCCCGCTGGGCCGCCCGGCCTGA